From the genome of Triticum aestivum cultivar Chinese Spring chromosome 3B, IWGSC CS RefSeq v2.1, whole genome shotgun sequence, one region includes:
- the LOC123068163 gene encoding subtilisin-like protease SBT3.9 gives MEKGFLSSSSSRAHHRVAWVLLCLCMMLCRVHGGSSRKVYIVYLGEVKHGHPDHVVASHHDMLTTLLGSKEESMASVVYNYKHGFSGFAAMLTPEQAKQLTEFPEVISVEPNRRHKASTTRSWDFLGLNYQMSGSGLPHGTNYGEDVIIGVIDSGIWPESRSFSDQGYPPIPSRWKGMCQLGPDWDKNNCSRKIIGARFYSAGLPDEVLKTDSLSPRDYGGHGTHCASTAAGSAVQAASFNGLAKGVARGGAPHARIAVYKTLWGAKGVGYTSAFLAAIDDAIHDGVDVLSLSVGFPDENSFGALHAVQKGITVVYAGGNDGPRPQTLENTSPWVITVAASKVDRSFPTAITLGNNQHILGQSLNYHVVNSSAGSSRFTGLVSDECTIASLNATAMDVKGKILLCSPLPEDPLAIAPGITFNNALQYVRNGGGSGLIFAQYTTDLLGVCQGIACVIVDLDTGKKIKKYILGTSSPMAKIELARTVIGKEISAPKVASFSSRGPSPDYPEIIKPDIAAPGANILAAVRNSYVFMSGTSMATPHVAGIAALLKAQHPDWSPAAIKSAIITSAHVTDERGMPILAEGLPRKIADPFDYGGGNINPGGATDPGLVYDIDPRDYNKFFGCTIIRRANVSCDATALPAYHLNLPSIAIPELRHPITVWRTVTNVGEVNSVYHAEVQSPAGVRMEVEPPVLLFDAMNKVHTFKVKLSPMWKLQGDYTFGSITCHKEQKAVRIPVAARITIQDFYADVA, from the exons ATGGAAAAGGGATtcctatcttcttcctcctcgcgcgcTCATCACCGTGTAGCATGGGTGCTGCTTTGCCTTTGCATGATGCTATGCAGAGTGCACGGAGGATCATCGCGCAAG GTCTACATAGTTTACCTCGGCGAAGTAAAGCATGGGCACCCCGACCATGTCGTGGCTTCGCACCATGACATGCTCACCACGCTTCTCGGAAGCAAGGAAGAATCTATGGCCTCCGTGGTGTACAACTACAAGCACGGCTTCTCAGGCTTCGCCGCCATGCTTACACCGGAACAAGCAAAGCAACTTACAG AGTTTCCGGAGGTCATCAGTGTTGAACCAAATAGAAGGCACAAGGCGAGCACCACGCGGAGCTGGGACTTTCTTGGGCTCAACTACCAGATGTCTGGCAGTGGGCTTCCCCACGGAACCAACTACGGAGAGGATGTCATTATCGGAGTGATTGACAGTG GGATCTGGCCGGAGTCACGAAGCTTTAGCGACCAAGGATACCCACCGATACCGTCAAGGTGGAAAGGGATGTGCCAACTAGGGCCAGACTGGGACAAGAACAACTGCAGCCGCAAGATCATCGGCGCACGGTTCTACAGCGCAGGACTTCCTGACGAGGTCCTCAAGACGGACTCGCTCTCACCTCGTGACTATGGCGGCCACGGCACGCATTGTGCATCCACTGCGGCGGGCTCGGCCGTGCAGGCGGCCAGCTTCAACGGCCTCGCCAAGGGGGTTGCACGGGGAGGCGCACCACACGCTCGCATAGCGGTCTACAAGACCTTATGGGGCGCCAAAGGCGTTGGCTATACGTCAGCATTTCTTGCTGCCATCGATGATGCAATCCATGATGGTGTGGACGTGCTATCATTGTCTGTCGGATTCCCGGACGAGAACTCGTTCGGTGCCCTGCATGCGGTTCAGAAGGGGATCACCGTGGTGTACGCGGGTGGGAACGACGGACCTAGGCCTCAAACCCTTGAGAACACTTCACCGTGGGTCATCACCGTGGCAGCGAGCAAGGTTGATCGGTCATTTCCGACGGCGATCACACTAGGAAACAACCAGCATATACTG GGTCAGTCCCTCAACTACCACGTGGTGAACTCATCGGCCGGGAGCAGCCGTTTCACAGGCCTTGTGTCAGACGA ATGTACCATAGCATCTCTTAATGCCACTGCCATGGACGTGAAAGGGAAAATCCTGCTCTGTTCTCCCTTGCCAGAAGATCCATTGGCGATCGCCCCAGGGATCACTTTCAACAACGCGTTACAATATGTCCGGAATGGCGGGGGATCCGGACTTATTTTCGCTCAATATACAACAGACCTTTTAGGTGTTTGCCAAGGCATAGCCTGCGTCATCGTGGACCTTGACACTGGCAAGAAgatcaaaaaatacatccttggcaCAAG CTCTCCCATGGCAAAGATCGAACTGGCACGCACCGTTATCGGGAAAGAGATATCCGCACCAAAAGTGGCCTCCTTCTCCTCTAGAGGTCCATCACCTGATTACCCCGAAATTATCAAG CCTGACATAGCTGCACCGGGAGCCAACATCTTGGCAGCAGTGCGAAATTCCTATGTATTTATGTCTGGAACGTCAATGGCAACCCCACACGTAGCTGGCATCGCCGCACTGTTGAAAGCTCAGCACCCAGACTGGTCTCCTGCGGCGATTAAATCGGCCATCATAACCTCCG CCCATGTAACCGACGAGCGTGGCATGCCGATACTGGCAGAAGGGCTGCCTCGAAAAATCGCTGACCCATTCGACTACGGTGGCGGGAACATCAATCCTGGTGGCGCGACCGATCCCGGTCTGGTTTATGACATCGATCCCCGTGACTACAACAAATTCTTTGGGTGCACCATCATCAGGAGGGCGAACGTGAGTTGCGACGCGACAGCATTACCAGCATATCACCTGAACCTGCCCTCTATCGCGATCCCTGAGCTGAGGCATCCAATCACCGTGTGGAGGACAGTGACAAACGTCGGTGAGGTCAACTCCGTGTACCACGCAGAAGTGCAGAGCCCGGCTGGAGTCAGGATGGAGGTTGAGCCGCCGGTGCTCTTGTTCGACGCCATGAACAAAGTTCATACGTTTAAGGTGAAGTTGTCGCCTATGTGGAAGCTGCAAGGGGACTACACCTTCGGCAGCATTACGTGTCATAAGGAACAGAAGGCTGTGAGGATTCCTGTTGCTGCCCGAATTACAATTCAGGACTTTTATGCGGATGTTGCATAA
- the LOC123068164 gene encoding subtilisin-like protease SBT3.5 has protein sequence MSFSSSSRRLCIAWVLLLCLCVLLCRVQGGSSRKLYIVYLGDVKHGHPDHVVASHHDMLTDLLGSKEESVASVVYNYKHGFSGFAAMLTLEQAKQLAEFPEVVRVHRSKTHTATTTRSWDFLGLDYQTPASGLLHGSNYGGDCVQKNYGEDVIIGVVDSGIWPESRSFSDEGYGPIPSRWKGKCEVGPDWGINNCSRKIIGARFYTAGVSDESLKIDSLSPRDRHGHGTHCASTAAGSAVEVASFNGLAQGVARGGAPRACIAVYKTLWVTDDGRATGSTVGLLAAIDDAIYDGVDVLSLSLNDMEENSFGALHAVQKGITVVYTSGNNGPRPQTVRNTSPWVITVAASKVDRSFPTVITLGNKHQVVGQSLYYQAKNSSGSSFTDLLFTNLPCTADVLNGTDVRGAILVCLPLPGDQDALTTFRTFAQAAQYVRNGGGSSLIFAQYTTDNLGITTLPVCQGIACVLVDLDTAEKIGKYMEVTSSPVAKIEPARTVTGKQILGATVASFSSRGPSHDYPDIIKPDIAAPGANILAAVGDSYEFMSGTSMAAPHVSGVVALLKALHPNWSPAAIKSAIITTAHVTDERGMPVLSEGLPRKTADPFDYGGGNINPNGAADPGLVYDIDARDYNKFFRCNIVRRTNVSCDATKLPANQLNLPSIAVSELKHPVTMWRTVKNVGEVDSVYHAEVHSPSGVRMEVEPLVLVFNSTNIVHSFKVKLSPMWKLQGDYTFGSITWRKDHKAVRIPIAARMTI, from the exons ATGAGTTTCTCTTCTTCATCACGGCGCTTATGCATAGCTTGGGTGCTACTACTTTGCCTTTGCGTACTATTGTGCAGAGTGCAGGGAGGATCATCTCGCAAG CTCTACATAGTTTACCTGGGTGACGTGAAGCATGGACACCCTGACCACGTCGTGGCCTCGCACCATGACATGCTCACCGATCTTCTCGGAAGCAAGGAAGAGTCTGTTGCCTCTGTGGTGTACAACTACAAGCATGGCTTTTCCGGCTTCGCCGCGATGCTTACACTGGAGCAAGCAAAGCAACTTGCAG AGTTTCCAGAGGTCGTCCGAGTCCATCGGAGCAAAACACACACCGCAACCACCACCAGGAGCTGGGACTTTCTTGGCCTCGACTATCAGACGCCGGCCAGTGGGCTGCTCCATGGAAGCAACTACGGAGGGGATTGCGTTCAAAAAAACTACGGAGAGGATGTAATCATCGGGGTGGTTGACAGCG GGATATGGCCGGAGTCGAGAAGCTTCAGCGACGAAGGGTATGGGCCAATACCGTCAAGGTGGAAAGGAAAGTGCGAGGTCGGGCCAGACTGGGGCATCAACAACTGCAGCCGCAAGATCATTGGCGCACGGTTCTACACCGCCGGAGTGAGCGACGAAAGCCTCAAGATAGACTCACTCTCGCCTCGAGACCGTCACGGCCATGGTACGCATTGTGCGTCCACCGCGGCTGGATCGGCCGTGGAGGTGGCCAGCTTCAACGGCCTTGCCCAGGGGGTTGCACGGGGAGGCGCGCCGCGTGCTTGCATTGCGGTGTACAAGACCCTTTGGGTCACCGACGACGGTCGTGCCACCGGCAGCACGGTAGGCCTTCTCGCGGCCATCGACGACGCGATCTATGATGGAGTGGACGTCTTGTCTCTCTCCCTCAATGACATGGAGGAGAACTCCTTTGGTGCTCTACACGCAGTTCAGAAGGGAATCACCGTCGTGTACACGAGCGGCAACAATGGGCCTAGACCGCAGACAGTTAGGAACACTTCGCCATGGGTCATCACCGTGGCGGCGAGCAAGGTTGATCGGTCATTTCCCACAGTGATCACGCTGGGAAACAAGCACCAAGTAGTG GGACAGTCCCTCTATTACCAAGCCAAGAACTCGTCCGGGAGCAGTTTCACAGATCTTCTCTTTACTAACCTGCC GTGTACTGCTGATGTACTTAATGGCACGGACGTAAGAGGGGCAATCCTTGTCTGCTTACCACTGCCAGGTGATCAAGATGCGCTCACAACATTCAGGACTTTCGCGCAGGCGGCACAATACGTCCGGAATGGCGGGGGGTCTAGTCTCATTTTCGCCCAATATACAACAGACAATTTAGGTATCACAACATTACCTGTTTGCCAAGGCATTGCCTGCGTTCTGGTGGACCTTGACACTGCGGAGAAGATCGGCAAATATATGGAGGTCACAAG CTCTCCAGTGGCCAAGATTGAACCAGCACGCACCGTTACGGGGAAACAGATTTTGGGGGCAACAGTGGCATCATTCTCTTCAAGAGGTCCATCACATGATTACCCGGACATTATCAAGCCTGACATAGCTGCACCTGGAGCCAACATCTTGGCGGCAGTGGGAGATTCCTATGAATTTATGTCTGGGACGTCAATGGCGGCCCCGCATGTATCGGGTGTGGTGGCGCTACTCAAAGCTCTGCACCCAAACTGGTCTCCTGCCGCAATAAAATCAGCCATCATCACCACAG CCCATGTAACGGACGAGCGCGGCATGCCAGTACTATCGGAAGGGCTACCACGGAAGACCGCCGACCCGTTCGACTACGGCGGTGGCAACATCAACCCCAATGGTGCAGCGGATCCCGGCCTGGTCTACGACATTGATGCCCGTGACTACAACAAATTCTTCAGGTGCAACATTGTCAGGAGAACGAATGTGAGTTGTGATGCGACCAAACTACCGGCAAACCAACTGAACCTGCCCTCCATCGCGGTGTCTGAGCTGAAGCATCCGGTCACCATGTGGAGGACAGTGAAGAACGTTGGTGAGGTCGACTCTGTGTACCACGCAGAAGTCCATAGCCCGTCTGGAGTCCGGATGGAGGTTGAGCCGCTAGTGCTCGTGTTCAATTCCACAAACATAGTTCATTCATTTAAGGTGAAGTTGTCGCCTATGTGGAAGCTACAAGGGGACTACACCTTTGGCAGTATTACTTGGCGTAAGGACCATAAGGCGGTAAGGATTCCTATTGCAGCCCGAATGACGATTTAG